The DNA segment CCCGTGTTGCCCTCCTGGATCACGTCGAGGAAGGGCAGGCCGCGATTGCGGTACTTCTTGGCGATCGACACGACCAGACGGAGGTTGCCCCCGGCGAGGTCCCGTTTAGCCTGCTCGTACTCCCAGAAGACGGTCTCGATGTCCTTGATCCGGCGGGCCAGGTCGTCGGGCTCCTCCATCAACAGCGACCTCAGGCCGTTCAGCTCGTCCCGGATCACCTGCACATCGTCGGCCTCGTACCGCTTGGGCATCCGCTCGGCGCGGCGAAGTTCCGACTGGAGGTCCCGCATCTTGGTGTTCATGCTCCGCAGCCGCTTCATCAGCGGGATGATGCGGCCGGTCCGGAGGCTCAACTCCTCGGTGAGCGCCGCCATCTTGCGGCGTCTTGTCGAGATCCGCTCGCGCAGCTCGGTCGCCCGATTCTGGTCGCCGGCTTGGCGCGCCTGTTCGAGAGACTCCCAGTCCGTCCGGTTCAGCGAGAGCAGTTTGTCCAGTGTCCTGAGGTTGTACGGGATACGGAGCGTGATCTTGCCCTTCGCGTTCTCCTCGGCCGTTGAGATGCGCATCGTCCGGTCAAACGGCAGGGAGCCGTCTGCGACTTGCCGCAGCATGTCCACAGCTTGAACGACCGCATAATCGTTCTCGAGCACGCGCCGCCGGAAAATCATCCGCGTCGTCTCGATCTTCTTGGCGAGCCGTACTTCCTCGTCACGGGTGAGCAGCGGGATCGATCCCATCTGCGAGAGGTACATCCTCACCGGATCGTCGATTCGCTTGGCATGCCCCCCCTCCGCGAGCGCCGCAGCGAGTTCGTTTCGGATCGCTTCCTCTTCAGGGTCTACCGCCGCCTTCGCCGGAACAGGCCGCTCGGCGACGATCTCCTGGCCGTTCGGGAGTGTCATCCGGAGCCAGCCCGGTTCCTCCATCCGCTCGCCGCCCGGGACGCTCATCGCGCGGGCGCTCCTCGCCAGCGCCGCCGGGGTCTGCCGCGCCTCGGGCGATGCGACGCTCGCGCCGCCGCGCTTCTTGCTCTCCCTCCACCGGCGCGCCCTGTATTCCATCTCGTCGATCAGCTCAATGCCAAGCTGGTCCAAGTGCACGAGCAGTTCGTGCAGACGCTCGGGGTCGACCATCTCGTCGGGGAGGGTGTTGTTCAACTCCTCATAACTGAGCCACTTGCGCTCACGGCTCACGTCGACCAGCTGCGCCATCGCTGGATGAAGATCACAGATCACATGCGTCTCCTGACCGTTCCGCTGCAGACCAACCTCGTCCCTGTATCCTTCGCGGTGGACCGCTCACGCGTCGGCCCACCGTGCATTTTTCTTTGCCCCCTACGACGCCCTGGGCATGGCTCTCCGGTCCGTGCCAACGTCCGCCGCGCGACGCCGGAGCGACTCCAGACGCGCGGCCGCATCGTCCCATCCAGAAGAAGGAGGCGCCGACACGCCATCGTGCCCGCGCCGTGCCTCGTCCAGCCATTCCTTCCACAGCCGTCGGACGGCCTCCAGGTTCCGTTCCGCCAGGCGATCCACCTCGGAGGCCAGCCACGTCGCGATGTGCTGGGATTCGACGTCCTCGAGTCGCGACAGGACGGCTGCAAGCGACGGGGGCTCACCCTCGTGCACCAGCTGCTCGACAGCCCCGGACACCGCCATGTCGTCCTTCGTCGCTCGCGAATCCGGTGGCCAGATCAGCCCACGATCACGATCAGACAACGCGTGGACCAGTTGTGGATCGCAGAGCAGACACCCGATCAACCGCTCTCTTCCGTTCATCCGGCGGCGACGCTCGGGAGGCTCGTGGGTGCTGTCCGACACCGAGCCCGCGGAGCGCCGCTGGCCCCCGGCTCGGTCGGTACGGCTCCCAATGCTGCCGAACAGCACGTCCGATTCCACTCCGGTGAGTTGCGAGAGCCGCCTGACGATCATTTGCCGGAATGCGGGCTCGATGCGATCCAGGCCGAGGTCGGCAAGGCGGGCAATAAACTCCTCGACGATCCGGCTCTGGGCCGCCACCCCCCGGTTTGACATCTCCGATTCGACCCGTGAGAGCAGCATCCGGAACGGGTCAACGGCGCGGGCGATCGCCTCCCTGAATGTCGCGGCGCCACCCTCCCGTTTGAGGAGTTCATCCGGGTCCTTGGCGTCGGTGACATCTGAGAGCCTTGCAATCCGGAGGTCCACGCGCTCCGAGAAGAAGACCTCAACAGCCCGCTGTGCTGCGCGCTGACCCGCCTCGTCGCCGTCGAACAGCAGCACGATCGCCTCGCACTGGCGGCGGAGCAGGCGGGCGTTGCCCGCGGTCATCGCCGTGCCCAGAGTTGCGACCACGTTCCGCACTCCGGCGGCGTGGCACGCAATGACGTCGATATACCCTTCGACCACGATCGCCGTGCGGGACGATTGGATGGCGCGAGCGGCCTGGTGCAGACCGTAGAGCGTCGCGCCCTTGTCGAAGACCGGTGACTCCGCGGAGTTGAGGTACTTCGCATCCTCGGTGCCGTCCGGCCGTTTCGCATCGCTCAGCCGGCGACCGCCGAACGCGATGACGCGGCCGATCTGGTCATGGATCGGGAAGATCAGGCGGTCCCGGAACGCGTCGTACGAGCCGCCGTTTTCCCGTCGCTTGAGCAGGCCCGCGGCGACGAATGCGTCATGCTTCATCCGCTTCGCATCGATCGTCTTGACGAGCCCGTCCCACATCGCCGGAGCGGCGCCAAGGTCGAACTCGCGGACCATTTCCGGCGGGATCCCGCGCCGAGCAATGAGATCCCTCGCCCCCTTCCCGTGCTCCTCGTGCCGCAGGATCGTCCTAAAGAAGTCGCACGCGGTGAGGTTCGCGGCCAGCAGGCTCTCGCGCGCGGATCTCGCGGCCTCATCGGCCCCTGGCGACGAGTGCCGCCGGGGCGTGAGTGTAATGCGGGCACGCTGCGCCAGATGCTCCAGTGCCTCGCGGAAACTCATCTTGTGGAAGTTGCGGACGAAGGTCAACGCGTCGCCGCCGGCGCCGCACGCGAAGCAGTGGAAGATGCCCTTGTGCGGCACAACGTGCATCGACGGAGAGTGATCGTCGTGAAACGGGCAGAGGCCGACGAACTCCCGCCCCTTCGGCCGGAGTGCAACGTGCTCGCCCACGAGCTGGACGAGGTCTGTTGCCTCCAGCACGCGCTGCCGATCGTCTACGTATCCCGGTCCTGTCGTCACGGGGATCAGTCTTCCTGACATTCCGGGCCGCTCGCCGTCTCCGACATAGACGCCTGAGCGCCGTCCACGCGATTCTTCCTCAGCCCGCGTTCTGTCCGCACCGCGCGGGCACGACCTCAAACCCGAAGGCTGCTGGATCCTTGAAGGCCGCGTGTGCGAAACGTGTAGCGCCCGAATCTCCGCGGCCGGATCGGCCGCATTGCCTGCCCCAGTTGTGGCACATGATCTGTGCCTACAGACGCTACCGCTCGGCTCGCTCAAGATTCGTGTTTATCCGCGTGGGTTATAGGGCCTTGCGGCCGGGACCCAGGGATACCGGGTTGAGCGACGCTGCCCCAAACGTAGCACGCCTGCGGCACCGGTCAAACCCGGACCAACATTCTGAGCACAGTTCGCCCAGCTTCACCCGCTACCCAATGGCAGCGCTAGCCGCTCCTCTTGGCCGGCATACCTTCTGAGCGTGCGGCAGAGGGTTGTCTATTCCGGTCGTGTGCAGGGTGTCGGTTTCCGGGTCACCGCCCGCGGCGTGGCCCTGCGGCATCCGGTCTCGGGATTTGTTCGCAACGAGGCCGACGGCTCTGTGATGCTGGAGGTGCAGGGGGACCACGCGACGATCGAGCTGTTCCGCCACGAGTTGCGGACCGCGATGCACCGGAATATCAAGGGCGAGCACGAGGCCTCGATCGCCGAGGTTTCGGGAGAGAATGAGTTTGTGATCCGGGCCTGAGGCGTGCTCCACCCATGTTGATCCTCTTTGACATCGACGCCACCCTCATCTCCACCAGTGGCGCCGGCATTCGGGCCATGGAAGACGCGGCTCGGTCCGTCTTCCATCCCGACTTCGCCGCGGATGGCATCGACTACGCCGGGCGCCTCGATCCCCTGATCATTGGGGACTTCTTCAACGTGGCGAAACAGTCTCGATCAGCCGTCGCCGTCGCGGAGTTCAGAGCCGCGTACGGCCGGAACCTGGCAACGAGGCTGGTCGAGCCGGGGGTCATCGCCCGACCGCTCCCCGGTGTTCCGGAGCTGCTTCGTGCGCTCCAAGCCTCATCGGAGGTCACGCTCGGCCTGCTCACGGGCAACTTCCCTGAGACCGGCACGCTGAAGCTCAAGCATTGCGGGATCGATCCCGAGGGGTTCCGGATCAGGGTCTGGGGCGACGAATCACCCCACGATCCACCATCCCGGGAGCATCTGCCTGCGGTCGCCCTTGAGCGGTACCACGCGATCCACGCCAGGCGGGTCGATCCCTCGCAGGTCACCGTCATCGGCGACACCCCGCACGATGTTCGGTGCGCGAGGGTCAACGGGTGCCGGTCGCTGGCGGTTGCCACGGGTCGGTTCGGCACCGCCGAGCTCCGATCTGTAGGCGCCGACCTTGTGGTCGAGGATCTTTCATCGACGCAGCGGATCCTTGAGTGGCTGCTGTCGGTATCGCCCGAGTCGCGCCGGGCGAGCTAGAGCCCGCGTAGGCGGGGCCCATGCGGCGCCCGCTGCTACACTGCGTCCACGCCGCCGAACGATGGAGCCCTGTGGCCATGTCGAACAGCTACCGCGCTCTGTGCGCCGACTTCTATATCAACCAGCGACTCAACCTCAAGATGGACCTTCCGATGCGGCGGGACACGGTGCTGTCGCTCTTTGACCGGATCCGCCGCGAGATTCCCTCGCTCGATAAGTTCCGGAGGTACCAGAACGAGCTCTCACTTGAGTCCGGTTCCCGCGAGCCCGCCCAGCAGTGGCTTGGCGTCCGGCGCACGAGCATCCGGTCAGGTTCGGTCAACCCGGAGTCGCCCGAGGACTCCTACCGGCTCCACCGCCTCGTTCTGGAGACGGCCCCGTATTTCCTGGACATCAGCCCGCTGGACATCGAGTACCTCGAAGTTCTGTACGGGTTCGATCTTCTCGCCTCGGGCAACCATGACGCCATCGTCTACGAGGCCCTGTTTGCCGGGTCGCCCATCGCCCAGCTCGTTGACTCGCCGAACACGATGCCCACCGATTTCCAGCCGGTCTTCGGGGTCTCCCTTACGCCCGAGTGCGATGTCCATGCCCAGTTCGAAGTCAAGACTCGCACGTCCGCCCGTCAGGTGCGTTCGGGAGACTTCCGAGAAGAGCCGATCAGCGTCTATCTCACGGTCCGCCGGCAGGGGCCGGTTTCCGATATCCATGATCTTGCCACCGCGCTCGCGTCATTGACCCACCACGCTCAGGACCTGCTCGACAACCGCGTGGTGCCGCACCTGATCGTGCCAATTCGGAACACGATCGCCTCTGGCAGCGCATAACCTCCCGCTCCGGTTCGAGGCCCATCGCATGGGAGCCTGCCTTACAACTCTTCACTCGATCCTGACGCCAGCCCAGGCGGGCGTGGATCGAGGGATGCCGACGGGCGTGCTGCTTGTACTGGTCGGCGGCATGATCGTGCTCGCGATCATCGGCGGGGTGGTCGTCATGGTCGTCCGGAACCGGCTGCTGGCCAAGTCGGATTCGCGCGCGGAGTCGGGTTCGATGCTCGACAGCCTTCGCCGGGCGAGGGATCGGGGCGAGATTTCCCCTGATGAGTTCGACGCCGCGAGGAGCGCTTTGATCGCCCGGACGAGCTTCGGCGAGGGAGTCACCAAGCGCCCGGTGACCAGGAAGCCGTGGCAACCGGCCAGCACGCCTGCCGACGAGCCGCGATCCCGCGTTGCACCCCCGGGCTTTGACCTCACGGGGGCGCCCCTCCCGCCAACGCCTCCGGAGGGGCCTGGTACCGAATAACGGATAACAAAACTCGGACGCGCCGCGGCGGCTTTTCGGCGGCGAACGCCGCGCCTACCTTGCTCTCACGCGGACGAACCCCGGACTGCAGTGCAGGGACCTTCGACGACCGCCGATACACTCAGACGTTCGTCTCCGGACCGAGACCGTTACCGGACTTTGTTGCGAGAACGCTATGGCAAAGAACCGCCAGGATGATTTCGATTCCAGCTCCCCCGGCTCTCGCGGCGATGCGCCCTCTGGCGGCGGCGGAGGAGGTGGTGGTGGGGGGGGAGGCGCAGGCGGTGGTGGCGGCGGCGGATTCAAGGGACGGAAGGTGACCACCTGTTCCTTCTGCGGCAAGACGAGCCGCGAGGTGGGCCCCATGGTCGAGGGTCCCAACGTCTACATCTGCTCGAACTGCACCGACCTCTGCCAGAACATCTTCAAGCAGGAACGACGGAGAGTGTCCTCCC comes from the Phycisphaeraceae bacterium genome and includes:
- the rpoD gene encoding RNA polymerase sigma factor RpoD is translated as MAQLVDVSRERKWLSYEELNNTLPDEMVDPERLHELLVHLDQLGIELIDEMEYRARRWRESKKRGGASVASPEARQTPAALARSARAMSVPGGERMEEPGWLRMTLPNGQEIVAERPVPAKAAVDPEEEAIRNELAAALAEGGHAKRIDDPVRMYLSQMGSIPLLTRDEEVRLAKKIETTRMIFRRRVLENDYAVVQAVDMLRQVADGSLPFDRTMRISTAEENAKGKITLRIPYNLRTLDKLLSLNRTDWESLEQARQAGDQNRATELRERISTRRRKMAALTEELSLRTGRIIPLMKRLRSMNTKMRDLQSELRRAERMPKRYEADDVQVIRDELNGLRSLLMEEPDDLARRIKDIETVFWEYEQAKRDLAGGNLRLVVSIAKKYRNRGLPFLDVIQEGNTGLLRAVDKYEYKRGYKFSTYATWWIRQAITRAIADHARTIRVPVHMIETMTRLRNIQKLLLQETGREPTIEELAEKAGMNVWEVRRVMKISRHPVSLDRPVGESEDSYFGDFIEDERQGSPSDTAAQEMLRNRIEHVLRGLTYREREIIKLRYGIGDGYTYTLEEVGRIFKVTRERVRQVEAKAIRKLQHPVRARKLEGFVDGSEVESGEIVD
- the dnaG gene encoding DNA primase, translated to MTTGPGYVDDRQRVLEATDLVQLVGEHVALRPKGREFVGLCPFHDDHSPSMHVVPHKGIFHCFACGAGGDALTFVRNFHKMSFREALEHLAQRARITLTPRRHSSPGADEAARSARESLLAANLTACDFFRTILRHEEHGKGARDLIARRGIPPEMVREFDLGAAPAMWDGLVKTIDAKRMKHDAFVAAGLLKRRENGGSYDAFRDRLIFPIHDQIGRVIAFGGRRLSDAKRPDGTEDAKYLNSAESPVFDKGATLYGLHQAARAIQSSRTAIVVEGYIDVIACHAAGVRNVVATLGTAMTAGNARLLRRQCEAIVLLFDGDEAGQRAAQRAVEVFFSERVDLRIARLSDVTDAKDPDELLKREGGAATFREAIARAVDPFRMLLSRVESEMSNRGVAAQSRIVEEFIARLADLGLDRIEPAFRQMIVRRLSQLTGVESDVLFGSIGSRTDRAGGQRRSAGSVSDSTHEPPERRRRMNGRERLIGCLLCDPQLVHALSDRDRGLIWPPDSRATKDDMAVSGAVEQLVHEGEPPSLAAVLSRLEDVESQHIATWLASEVDRLAERNLEAVRRLWKEWLDEARRGHDGVSAPPSSGWDDAAARLESLRRRAADVGTDRRAMPRAS
- a CDS encoding acylphosphatase produces the protein MRQRVVYSGRVQGVGFRVTARGVALRHPVSGFVRNEADGSVMLEVQGDHATIELFRHELRTAMHRNIKGEHEASIAEVSGENEFVIRA
- a CDS encoding haloacid dehalogenase-like hydrolase, with the protein product MLILFDIDATLISTSGAGIRAMEDAARSVFHPDFAADGIDYAGRLDPLIIGDFFNVAKQSRSAVAVAEFRAAYGRNLATRLVEPGVIARPLPGVPELLRALQASSEVTLGLLTGNFPETGTLKLKHCGIDPEGFRIRVWGDESPHDPPSREHLPAVALERYHAIHARRVDPSQVTVIGDTPHDVRCARVNGCRSLAVATGRFGTAELRSVGADLVVEDLSSTQRILEWLLSVSPESRRAS
- a CDS encoding SHOCT domain-containing protein, with protein sequence MGACLTTLHSILTPAQAGVDRGMPTGVLLVLVGGMIVLAIIGGVVVMVVRNRLLAKSDSRAESGSMLDSLRRARDRGEISPDEFDAARSALIARTSFGEGVTKRPVTRKPWQPASTPADEPRSRVAPPGFDLTGAPLPPTPPEGPGTE